From a region of the Thermus caldilimi genome:
- a CDS encoding LptF/LptG family permease, which yields MLGRYVLKEVLVPYLVGVLLFVALLTFDLLSSLSGVLLSRGAGVEAIAQLILYRLPWTLSLALPLGLVFAILVGLARLIRQSELKAAYATGVPPWALLKPLALLALLVNFFNLLNLAELRPRALEAYDQHLARLLYGEQGLSGVLRKQLYAAEGLGVYYAEEVRPEVGQNRLYGIRVVDQRGRVYSGQEGVWDKEGWHFRGYVLEGGKPKPFAGTLPFPARFRPKESLGSRDPYDSSTLWELWERSQVEPSAHFALYRRLADALGGFFLGLVAAALGLSFREAAWAFLSIVLLIFGYYVLWTLSAQLARYDVNPLLAFLPNAFFAALALYLTWRLR from the coding sequence GTGCTGGGCCGGTATGTCCTCAAGGAGGTCCTGGTCCCCTACCTGGTGGGGGTCCTGCTTTTCGTGGCCCTCCTCACCTTTGACCTCCTCTCCAGCCTCTCCGGGGTGCTTCTAAGCCGGGGAGCCGGCGTGGAGGCCATCGCCCAGCTCATCCTCTACCGCCTGCCCTGGACCCTGAGCCTGGCCCTTCCCTTGGGCCTGGTCTTCGCCATCTTGGTGGGCCTCGCCCGCCTCATCCGCCAATCGGAGTTGAAGGCGGCCTACGCCACGGGCGTACCCCCTTGGGCCCTTCTGAAACCCCTGGCGCTTCTGGCCCTTCTGGTGAACTTCTTCAACCTCCTCAACCTGGCCGAGCTTCGCCCCAGGGCCCTCGAGGCCTACGACCAACACCTAGCCCGGCTCCTCTACGGGGAACAGGGCCTAAGCGGGGTGTTGCGCAAGCAGCTTTACGCTGCGGAGGGCCTCGGGGTCTACTATGCGGAGGAGGTGCGGCCCGAGGTGGGGCAAAACCGCCTCTACGGCATCCGGGTGGTGGACCAAAGGGGCCGGGTCTACAGCGGCCAAGAAGGAGTCTGGGACAAGGAGGGGTGGCACTTCCGGGGGTACGTCCTGGAGGGGGGAAAGCCCAAGCCCTTTGCCGGCACCCTTCCCTTCCCCGCCCGGTTCCGCCCCAAGGAAAGCCTGGGCTCCCGCGATCCCTACGACTCCTCCACCCTGTGGGAGCTTTGGGAAAGGAGCCAGGTGGAGCCCAGCGCCCACTTCGCCCTGTACCGCCGGCTCGCGGATGCCCTCGGGGGCTTCTTCCTGGGCCTGGTGGCGGCCGCCTTGGGGCTTTCCTTCCGGGAGGCTGCCTGGGCCTTCCTCAGCATCGTCCTCCTCATCTTCGGCTACTACGTGCTCTGGACCCTGAGCGCCCAGCTCGCCCGCTACGACGTGAACCCCCTCTTGGCCTTCCTGCCCAACGCCTTCTTCGCCGCCTTGGCCCTTTACCTTACCTGGAGGCTCAGATGA
- a CDS encoding LptF/LptG family permease, whose translation MKTLDRYLLREVLAHFSLGLAVIVLLFLAGAVYEVLAPLVAKGADPYTLLLYLFYRTPEALVRGAPVAYLFALLFLLSRLGEDSELKALLALGLRRERVLLPFLGLGALLALLGFLLGESLVPKALAQGQDLLRRQVLERPRALLTPGTTFQDARGRVVYVGEVAQDRIGKLRILSQEEVVLAEEGRFQGGVLQVEKGLRVTYEGDRPRTLTRFQEGELVLRDLTFEPWQNPANRMTLKELKEEVERLRKSGVKAGLEATTYYRRYAEPAASLVFALFATGLAFYLLGGSRSLGLVGVAVLTFFYYATWSVGRIMGEQNALDPLLAAWGPNLAYGLLGLLLFLGGRR comes from the coding sequence ATGAAGACCCTGGACCGTTACCTCCTGCGCGAGGTCCTGGCTCACTTCAGCCTGGGGCTTGCGGTCATCGTCCTTCTCTTCCTGGCCGGAGCGGTCTACGAGGTCCTGGCCCCCCTGGTGGCCAAGGGCGCGGATCCCTACACCCTTCTCCTCTACCTCTTCTACCGCACCCCCGAGGCCCTGGTGCGGGGGGCTCCCGTGGCCTACCTCTTCGCCCTGCTCTTCCTCCTCTCCCGCCTGGGTGAGGACTCGGAGCTCAAGGCCCTCCTGGCCCTGGGGCTAAGGCGGGAACGCGTGCTTTTACCCTTTTTGGGCCTCGGGGCGCTTTTGGCCCTTTTGGGCTTCCTTTTGGGGGAAAGCCTGGTGCCCAAAGCCCTGGCCCAGGGGCAGGACCTTCTTCGCAGGCAGGTGCTGGAACGGCCCAGGGCCCTTCTCACCCCGGGCACCACTTTCCAGGATGCCAGGGGCAGGGTGGTCTACGTGGGAGAGGTGGCCCAGGACAGGATCGGAAAGCTTAGAATCCTTTCGCAAGAAGAGGTGGTCCTAGCGGAGGAGGGGAGGTTCCAAGGAGGGGTCTTGCAGGTGGAAAAGGGCTTAAGGGTCACCTACGAGGGGGATAGGCCCAGGACCCTGACCCGCTTTCAAGAGGGGGAACTGGTCCTCAGGGACCTCACCTTTGAGCCCTGGCAGAACCCGGCAAACCGCATGACCTTAAAGGAGCTCAAAGAGGAGGTGGAAAGGCTTAGGAAAAGCGGGGTGAAGGCGGGCCTCGAGGCCACCACCTACTACCGCCGCTATGCCGAGCCAGCCGCCAGCCTCGTCTTCGCCCTCTTCGCCACGGGGCTTGCCTTCTATCTCCTCGGGGGGTCCCGGAGCCTGGGGCTTGTGGGGGTGGCGGTCCTCACCTTCTTTTACTACGCCACCTGGAGCGTGGGGCGGATCATGGGGGAGCAAAACGCCCTAGACCCCCTCCTCGCCGCCTGGGGGCCCAACCTGGCCTATGGCCTTCTGGGGCTTCTGCTCTTCCTGGGAGGGCGCAGGTGA
- the mce gene encoding methylmalonyl-CoA epimerase, with the protein MCLHHVGIAVEDLEEAKARYGLLGFGVVAEGEVATQGVRVALLRGEGETLLELLAPLGPDTPVGRFLAKRGPGLHHLAFGTSRIEEELARLKGAGARPIDEVPRPGFGGHRVAFLHPGFGLGVLWELVETEGA; encoded by the coding sequence ATGTGCTTACACCACGTGGGCATTGCGGTGGAGGACTTAGAGGAGGCCAAGGCCCGTTACGGGCTTTTGGGCTTTGGCGTGGTGGCGGAAGGGGAGGTGGCCACCCAGGGGGTGCGGGTGGCCCTGCTCCGGGGGGAAGGGGAGACCCTTTTGGAACTCCTCGCCCCCTTGGGCCCGGACACCCCCGTGGGCCGCTTCCTGGCCAAGCGGGGTCCCGGGCTTCACCATCTGGCCTTTGGCACCTCCCGGATTGAGGAGGAGCTTGCCCGGCTGAAGGGGGCGGGAGCCAGGCCCATCGACGAGGTCCCCCGGCCGGGTTTTGGCGGGCACCGGGTGGCTTTCCTCCACCCCGGCTTTGGCCTCGGGGTGCTTTGGGAACTGGTGGAGACGGAGGGTGCGTAG
- a CDS encoding 4Fe-4S dicluster domain-containing protein, translated as MGFLDNLLNAFLKATDPRPRYTEARCLLYKNSVGGCDRCYQVCPKGAVRLESFRVELDEVSCTGCGLCTGVCPGIALEYPLGGIQEALIRGKGQIRCSKAEGKGEEVLCLGRLTPGLLAEAGSRFGKVILARGDCASCRIGGPAVPEHLERMVEEAQRYHPVEVEVIQGELPGEKVGRRELFQALMGSARRTAADLVPELPLPAPEPEVKGPPAELRLRFLAARRAAQVRWPRIQVEEGCTLCPVCTNVCPTEAVYRVREGEEYVLRLKVEACTGCGACVESCPPQVIRLEEAGKEELFQELELYRGRPPWYDL; from the coding sequence ATGGGCTTTCTGGATAACCTTTTGAACGCCTTTCTCAAGGCCACGGACCCCAGGCCCCGCTACACGGAGGCCCGTTGCCTCCTCTACAAGAACAGCGTGGGGGGGTGCGACCGCTGTTACCAGGTTTGCCCCAAGGGGGCGGTGCGCCTGGAGAGTTTCCGGGTGGAGCTGGACGAGGTTTCCTGCACGGGGTGCGGCCTCTGCACCGGGGTCTGCCCCGGCATCGCCCTGGAGTACCCCTTGGGGGGCATCCAGGAGGCCTTGATCCGGGGCAAGGGACAGATCCGCTGCTCCAAGGCGGAGGGCAAGGGAGAGGAGGTTTTGTGCCTGGGCCGCCTGACCCCGGGGCTTCTGGCGGAGGCGGGAAGCCGCTTCGGGAAGGTGATCCTGGCCCGGGGGGATTGCGCCTCCTGCAGGATCGGGGGGCCTGCGGTGCCCGAGCACCTGGAGAGGATGGTGGAGGAAGCCCAGCGCTACCACCCCGTGGAGGTGGAGGTGATCCAAGGGGAGCTTCCCGGGGAGAAGGTGGGGCGGCGGGAGCTCTTTCAGGCCCTCATGGGCAGCGCCCGGCGCACCGCCGCCGACCTGGTGCCCGAGCTTCCCCTTCCTGCCCCGGAACCTGAGGTAAAGGGCCCGCCAGCGGAGCTTCGCCTCCGCTTCTTGGCGGCCAGGCGGGCCGCCCAGGTGCGCTGGCCCAGGATCCAGGTGGAGGAGGGATGCACCCTCTGCCCAGTGTGCACCAACGTCTGCCCCACGGAGGCGGTCTACCGGGTGCGGGAGGGGGAGGAGTATGTGCTTAGGCTCAAGGTGGAGGCCTGCACGGGGTGCGGGGCCTGTGTGGAGAGCTGCCCGCCCCAGGTGATCCGCCTCGAGGAGGCGGGTAAGGAGGAGCTTTTTCAGGAGCTGGAGCTTTACCGGGGAAGGCCTCCTTGGTACGATCTCTGA
- a CDS encoding bifunctional 3-deoxy-7-phosphoheptulonate synthase/chorismate mutase — protein sequence MDERILALRKEVDRVNREILRLLSERGRLVQEIGRIQTELGLPHYDPKREEEMLAYLTAENPGPFPAETIRKLFKEIFQASLDLEEQQDQKKFLYSRRHKPEPTRVRVKGVVFGEKPLLIAGPCSIESEEQMMETARFLSTKGVKVLRGGAFKPRTSPYGFQGLGVEGLKLGRRAAEAFGMVFVTEVMDTRDVEVVAEYADILQIGARNMQNFALLKEVGRSGKPVLLKRGLSATMEEWFYAAEYILSQGNEQVILAERGIRTFERWTRNTLDLSAVALAKQETHLPVVVDVTHAAGRTDLLAPLARAALAVGADGVHVEVHPNPKVALSDNQQQMDFRQFEAFLRAIEDLLGA from the coding sequence ATGGACGAGCGCATCCTGGCCCTGCGCAAAGAGGTGGACCGGGTTAACCGGGAAATCCTTCGCCTCCTCTCCGAGCGGGGAAGGCTGGTGCAGGAAATCGGCCGTATCCAGACCGAGCTTGGCCTGCCCCACTACGACCCCAAGCGAGAGGAGGAGATGCTGGCCTACCTCACCGCCGAAAACCCTGGTCCCTTTCCCGCGGAAACCATCCGCAAGCTTTTTAAGGAGATCTTCCAGGCCAGCCTGGACCTCGAGGAGCAGCAGGACCAGAAGAAGTTCCTTTACTCCCGCAGGCACAAGCCCGAGCCCACTCGCGTGCGGGTGAAGGGCGTGGTCTTCGGGGAGAAGCCCCTCCTCATCGCCGGCCCTTGCTCCATCGAGTCCGAGGAGCAGATGATGGAAACCGCCCGCTTCCTTTCCACCAAGGGAGTTAAGGTTCTAAGGGGCGGGGCCTTCAAGCCCAGGACCAGCCCCTATGGCTTCCAGGGCCTGGGGGTGGAGGGGCTGAAGCTCGGCCGCAGGGCGGCGGAGGCTTTCGGCATGGTCTTCGTCACCGAGGTCATGGACACCCGGGACGTGGAGGTGGTGGCGGAGTATGCGGACATCCTCCAAATTGGGGCCCGGAACATGCAGAACTTCGCCCTCCTCAAGGAGGTGGGGCGTTCGGGCAAACCCGTCCTCCTCAAGCGGGGGCTTTCCGCCACCATGGAGGAGTGGTTCTACGCCGCGGAGTACATCCTCTCCCAGGGCAACGAGCAGGTCATCCTGGCGGAAAGGGGCATCCGCACCTTCGAGCGCTGGACGCGAAACACCCTGGACCTCTCCGCCGTGGCCCTGGCCAAGCAGGAAACCCACCTGCCCGTGGTGGTGGACGTGACCCATGCCGCCGGGCGCACCGACCTCCTGGCCCCCCTGGCCCGGGCGGCCCTGGCGGTGGGGGCGGACGGGGTGCACGTGGAGGTCCACCCCAACCCCAAGGTGGCCCTCTCCGACAACCAGCAGCAGATGGACTTCCGGCAGTTTGAGGCCTTCCTGCGGGCCATAGAGGACCTCCTAGGGGCGTGA
- the tatC gene encoding twin-arginine translocase subunit TatC — protein sequence MKEAPLVEHLEELRARILWSLVAWVVGTGVAWSFRVQLLEWLKRPLDLAAQQNHIQVNLIVLDITEPFLVSLKVAAFGGLVLALPFIVYQVWAFIAPGLYEHEKRLAVPFLLGAGFSFALGALFAYYGFLPFAIPFLLGFLGEVITPQISIGRYMGQVLMMMGVMGLIFEMPVVSYLLARLGILSSAFLARNWRIAVVLLLTLAAVITPTVDVVSLSIVTIPLLVLYWISVLVARVAERARPKEEAA from the coding sequence TTGAAGGAAGCCCCACTGGTTGAACACCTGGAGGAGCTCAGGGCCCGTATCCTCTGGTCCCTGGTGGCCTGGGTGGTGGGTACGGGGGTGGCCTGGAGTTTTAGGGTCCAGCTTCTGGAGTGGCTGAAGCGGCCCTTGGACCTGGCGGCCCAGCAGAACCACATCCAGGTGAACCTCATCGTCTTGGACATCACCGAGCCCTTCTTGGTTTCCCTTAAGGTGGCGGCCTTCGGGGGGCTGGTCTTGGCCCTGCCCTTCATCGTCTACCAGGTCTGGGCCTTCATCGCCCCGGGGCTTTACGAGCACGAGAAGCGGCTGGCGGTGCCCTTCTTGCTGGGGGCTGGGTTTAGCTTCGCCTTGGGGGCCCTCTTCGCCTACTACGGCTTCTTGCCCTTCGCCATACCCTTCCTCCTGGGCTTTTTGGGTGAGGTCATCACCCCGCAGATCTCCATCGGCCGCTACATGGGCCAGGTCCTCATGATGATGGGGGTCATGGGCCTGATCTTTGAGATGCCGGTGGTGAGCTACTTGCTGGCCCGCCTGGGAATCCTTTCCTCCGCCTTTCTGGCCCGCAACTGGCGGATCGCCGTGGTCCTCCTCCTCACCCTGGCGGCGGTCATCACCCCCACGGTGGATGTGGTGTCCCTCTCCATCGTCACCATTCCCCTCCTGGTCCTTTACTGGATCTCCGTGCTGGTGGCCAGGGTGGCGGAGCGGGCTAGGCCTAAGGAAGAAGCTGCTTGA
- a CDS encoding TatA/E family twin arginine-targeting protein translocase: MNLGMPEILVILVVALLLFGPKKLPELGRSLGQSIREFKRGAQEIREELEKSVDVREEKGPEGARLAREKPVSEASSKAPEVSEPQEERKA; this comes from the coding sequence ATGAACCTGGGCATGCCGGAAATCCTGGTGATCTTGGTGGTGGCCCTTCTTCTCTTCGGGCCCAAGAAGCTTCCTGAGCTCGGCCGTTCCCTCGGCCAGAGCATCCGGGAGTTCAAGCGGGGGGCCCAGGAGATCCGGGAGGAGCTGGAGAAGAGCGTGGACGTGCGGGAGGAAAAGGGCCCGGAAGGGGCTAGGCTGGCTAGGGAGAAGCCGGTTTCCGAGGCTTCCTCCAAGGCCCCTGAGGTTTCCGAACCCCAAGAGGAGCGCAAGGCTTGA
- the glmU gene encoding bifunctional UDP-N-acetylglucosamine diphosphorylase/glucosamine-1-phosphate N-acetyltransferase GlmU: MHAHVILAAGQGTRMRSRLPKVLHPLLGKPMLAYAVETALALEPQRLVVVVGHGAEQVMEVLKVYPVEVAVQEEQLGTAHALLQAEALLKDFPGPTLVTQGDTPLLRPETLKDLLERVEEGVGMALLTVELPDPTGYGRILRQGEEVLGSVEEKDASPEVRAIREVNAGAYAFDGFLFQALKEVRNENAAREYYLPDLIAIYRARGRRVVAVKGVVEEALGVNTREELARVEGVLLAALRREWMLRGVRMILPESIYLEASVELAPDVTLWPGVVLKGKTRIGEGAEVGPYAVLEDTLLEPGARVLAHTVAQGAVIGRGADAGPFARLRPGAVLREGAHVGNFVEVKNSLLQPGVKAGHLAYLGDAEVGEGTNIGAGVITANYDGKRKHRTFIGKGAFIGSNAVLVAPVKVGDGAMVGAGSVITHDVPEDALAIARERQRNLEGYARRKREGD; the protein is encoded by the coding sequence TGAGGTCCCGCCTGCCCAAGGTACTCCATCCCCTCCTCGGCAAGCCCATGCTGGCCTATGCGGTGGAAACCGCCCTGGCCCTGGAACCCCAAAGGCTGGTGGTGGTGGTGGGGCATGGAGCCGAGCAAGTGATGGAGGTCCTAAAGGTCTATCCGGTGGAGGTGGCGGTGCAGGAGGAGCAGCTTGGCACCGCCCATGCCCTTTTGCAGGCGGAGGCCTTGTTAAAGGACTTTCCTGGCCCCACCCTGGTCACCCAGGGGGATACGCCCCTTCTTCGCCCGGAAACCCTAAAGGATCTTCTGGAAAGGGTGGAGGAGGGAGTGGGGATGGCCCTCCTCACCGTGGAGCTTCCCGACCCCACCGGCTACGGCCGCATCCTGCGCCAGGGGGAGGAGGTCTTGGGCAGCGTGGAGGAGAAGGATGCCTCCCCTGAGGTCAGGGCCATCCGGGAGGTGAACGCTGGGGCCTATGCCTTTGACGGCTTCCTCTTCCAGGCCCTCAAGGAGGTGCGAAACGAAAACGCCGCCCGCGAGTACTACCTCCCCGACCTCATCGCCATCTACCGGGCCAGGGGGCGGAGGGTGGTGGCGGTGAAGGGCGTGGTGGAGGAAGCCTTGGGGGTGAACACCCGGGAGGAACTCGCCCGGGTGGAGGGGGTACTCCTTGCCGCCCTCCGCCGGGAGTGGATGCTGAGGGGGGTGCGGATGATCCTTCCCGAGAGCATCTACCTGGAGGCCAGCGTGGAGCTGGCCCCGGACGTGACCCTCTGGCCGGGGGTGGTGCTTAAGGGCAAGACCCGCATCGGCGAGGGGGCGGAGGTGGGACCCTATGCGGTCCTCGAGGACACCCTCCTGGAACCGGGGGCCCGGGTCCTGGCCCACACCGTGGCCCAGGGGGCGGTGATCGGCAGGGGAGCCGACGCCGGGCCCTTCGCCCGCCTACGCCCCGGGGCCGTTCTCAGGGAAGGAGCCCACGTGGGCAACTTCGTGGAGGTGAAGAATAGCCTCCTCCAGCCTGGGGTCAAGGCGGGGCACCTGGCCTATTTGGGGGATGCCGAGGTGGGGGAGGGCACCAACATCGGGGCCGGGGTCATCACCGCCAACTACGATGGTAAGCGCAAGCACAGAACCTTCATCGGCAAGGGGGCCTTCATCGGCTCCAACGCCGTCTTGGTGGCCCCGGTCAAGGTGGGGGATGGGGCCATGGTGGGGGCGGGGAGCGTGATCACCCACGATGTGCCCGAGGATGCCCTAGCCATAGCGCGGGAGAGGCAACGGAACCTCGAGGGCTACGCCCGGCGCAAGCGGGAGGGGGACTAG